One segment of Marvinbryantia formatexigens DSM 14469 DNA contains the following:
- the phnE gene encoding phosphonate ABC transporter, permease protein PhnE has product MKERIEKAYESRPKNWIFELAIAVVVVALVIWSATGVETSGTTQSGGKIALNILSGIFHPDTKLLFNLTTEGVPYLLLETICIAFLGTVVGAIISIPLAFLSASNLTPKPVAFIGRIIIMAVRTIPAFVYGLMFIRVTGPGAFAGLLTMSLCSVGMVSKMYIEAIEDLDTRVLESLDAAGCTTWQKIRYGILPQLMPNFASTAIYRFDINLRDATVLGLVGAGGIGAPLIFAMNSYRWNEAGAILAGLIVLVLLIEWISTKIRVKLARG; this is encoded by the coding sequence ATGAAGGAACGTATTGAAAAAGCTTATGAAAGCCGTCCAAAAAACTGGATATTTGAGCTGGCAATCGCCGTGGTGGTCGTGGCGTTGGTAATCTGGAGCGCAACCGGGGTCGAGACGAGCGGAACCACACAAAGCGGCGGAAAAATTGCGCTGAATATTCTTTCGGGGATTTTTCATCCGGACACAAAGCTTCTGTTTAATCTGACGACGGAGGGAGTACCATATCTTCTGCTGGAGACCATCTGCATCGCTTTTCTCGGCACGGTGGTCGGCGCCATTATTTCGATTCCGCTGGCATTTCTGTCAGCCTCCAATCTGACGCCGAAGCCGGTGGCGTTTATCGGAAGAATCATCATTATGGCGGTACGCACGATTCCGGCGTTTGTGTATGGTCTGATGTTTATCCGCGTGACGGGACCGGGCGCGTTTGCCGGGCTTCTTACGATGTCGCTCTGCTCGGTCGGCATGGTGAGCAAAATGTACATAGAGGCGATAGAGGACCTCGATACGCGCGTACTGGAATCGCTGGATGCGGCGGGCTGCACGACCTGGCAGAAGATTCGCTACGGCATTCTGCCGCAGCTTATGCCGAACTTTGCGTCGACCGCGATTTACCGTTTTGATATTAATCTGCGCGACGCTACTGTCCTGGGACTTGTGGGCGCGGGCGGAATCGGAGCGCCGCTGATTTTTGCGATGAACAGCTATCGCTGGAATGAGGCGGGAGCGATTCTTGCGGGGCTGATTGTACTGGTTCTGCTTATCGAATGGATTTCTACAAAAATCCGCGTGAAGCTTGCGAGAGGTTAG
- the phnE gene encoding phosphonate ABC transporter, permease protein PhnE, giving the protein MSFYDRVFPPKTVCLPNGKTVQQKRSRMPLVVLALLAMTALSVEVTGFDMTVLVTRINQFFVILKQMFCPPDMSYLPQVMQPLLDTIKMSLLGSVIGSLLVIPFAMLASTNIIRAKPVVMVVRLFLSIVRTLPTLVTALIATYIFGLGTLAGTTAIAVFTFAYIGKILYEEIETVDMGAFEAMEAMGATKVRAFISAIVPQVLPSYLSNCLFCFEGNVRYASILGYVGAGGLGLILNEKIGWREYASVGTILIALFVTVFLIESLSRAARKRLV; this is encoded by the coding sequence ATGAGTTTCTACGACAGGGTGTTTCCGCCGAAAACCGTCTGTCTTCCCAACGGAAAGACCGTGCAGCAGAAGCGCTCGCGTATGCCGCTTGTCGTTCTGGCGCTGCTGGCAATGACGGCGCTTTCCGTGGAGGTCACCGGCTTTGATATGACCGTGCTCGTCACCAGAATAAATCAGTTTTTTGTTATTCTGAAGCAGATGTTCTGTCCGCCGGATATGAGCTATCTGCCCCAGGTCATGCAGCCGCTGCTGGATACGATTAAAATGTCGCTGCTCGGTTCTGTGATTGGCTCTCTGCTGGTGATTCCGTTCGCCATGCTGGCGTCCACCAATATTATCCGCGCGAAGCCGGTGGTCATGGTGGTGCGTCTGTTCTTAAGCATCGTGCGCACACTGCCCACGCTGGTGACGGCTCTGATCGCCACCTATATTTTCGGGCTGGGAACCCTCGCCGGAACCACGGCGATTGCGGTGTTTACCTTCGCCTATATCGGCAAGATATTATACGAAGAAATTGAGACTGTGGATATGGGCGCGTTTGAGGCGATGGAAGCGATGGGCGCGACGAAGGTGCGCGCGTTTATCAGCGCAATCGTTCCGCAGGTGCTGCCGTCGTATCTCTCCAACTGCCTGTTCTGCTTTGAAGGAAATGTGCGCTATGCGTCGATTCTGGGGTATGTGGGAGCGGGCGGTCTTGGCCTGATCTTGAATGAGAAAATCGGCTGGCGCGAGTATGCGAGCGTCGGAACGATTCTGATTGCGCTGTTTGTGACGGTATTTCTGATTGAATCACTCAGCCGCGCGGCGCGCAAACGTCTGGTATAA
- the phnC gene encoding phosphonate ABC transporter ATP-binding protein — translation MIEFKNVSKRYPNGFEALKNVNLTIDQGEFVAIIGLSGAGKSTLIRTINRMHDITGGELVVDGTDVMSLQGKELRRFRRKIGMIFQSFNLITRTTVIKNVLTAFVPELPWWRATFGIFKKEEKIKALEALDKVGILDKAFVRADQLSGGQQQRVALARTLAQNPQIILADEPVASLDPVTAKQVMDDFLRINRDMKITVLLNIHHVDLALQYATRVVGIRAGEIVYDGPAQEVDQKVLDAIYQSGKEESA, via the coding sequence ATGATAGAATTTAAGAACGTTAGTAAACGGTATCCAAACGGGTTTGAAGCGTTAAAAAATGTAAATCTTACCATTGACCAGGGCGAATTTGTAGCGATTATTGGACTTTCCGGAGCCGGAAAGTCCACGCTGATTCGCACCATCAACCGGATGCATGACATTACGGGCGGCGAGCTGGTTGTGGACGGCACGGACGTCATGTCCCTGCAGGGTAAAGAGCTGCGCCGGTTCCGCAGAAAAATCGGCATGATTTTCCAGTCCTTCAATCTGATTACACGCACAACTGTCATCAAAAACGTGCTGACGGCGTTTGTGCCGGAGCTACCCTGGTGGCGTGCAACATTCGGAATCTTTAAAAAAGAAGAAAAAATAAAAGCGCTGGAGGCGCTGGACAAAGTGGGTATTCTGGACAAGGCGTTTGTGCGTGCCGACCAGCTTTCCGGCGGTCAGCAGCAGCGCGTCGCCCTGGCGCGCACGCTGGCGCAGAATCCGCAGATTATCCTTGCGGACGAGCCGGTGGCGTCGCTTGATCCGGTGACGGCGAAGCAGGTAATGGATGATTTTCTGCGCATCAACCGTGATATGAAAATTACGGTGCTGCTGAATATCCATCATGTCGACCTTGCACTGCAGTATGCGACAAGAGTGGTGGGCATCCGCGCCGGTGAGATTGTGTATGACGGTCCTGCGCAGGAGGTGGACCAGAAGGTTCTGGACGCTATCTATCAGAGCGGGAAGGAGGAGAGCGCATGA
- a CDS encoding phosphate/phosphite/phosphonate ABC transporter substrate-binding protein — translation MKKAVSMVLTGAVCTGLLLGANAMICGAEGEMKQVDKLSIAFVPSREPEEIITAVEPLKGLLTEEMAKLGYEIGEVDITVGTSYEAVGEALSAGTADVGLIPGGTYVLYDDGCDVLLTATRDGLSIDSDNPKDWNDQAPTEASDKQVTSYRALMIAGPSEKGKELAAKVNAGEELTWDDISSANWSVMNSSSSAGYIYPSLWLLQNYEKNITELPHAVQADSYGSAFARLASGQVDVLCTYADARRDYVDKWNSEYAMENSIWDDTAVIGVTPAIYNDTISVSKTMDEDLKAALSEAFINIGNTEEGKEVIAIYSHQGYQPAQDSDYDSEREAQQMIRELNSAS, via the coding sequence ATGAAAAAAGCAGTTTCGATGGTATTGACGGGAGCAGTATGTACGGGTCTTCTTTTGGGCGCAAACGCTATGATATGCGGCGCTGAGGGAGAAATGAAACAGGTGGACAAGCTTTCTATCGCGTTTGTTCCGTCCAGAGAGCCGGAAGAAATCATAACAGCGGTGGAGCCGCTCAAAGGGCTTCTGACAGAAGAAATGGCAAAGCTTGGCTACGAAATCGGCGAGGTGGACATCACAGTTGGCACAAGCTATGAGGCGGTCGGCGAGGCGCTCTCCGCGGGAACAGCGGATGTCGGTCTGATTCCGGGCGGAACCTATGTACTTTACGATGACGGCTGTGATGTGCTTCTGACAGCAACGCGCGACGGACTTTCCATCGATTCCGACAATCCGAAGGACTGGAACGACCAGGCTCCGACAGAGGCGAGCGACAAGCAGGTAACAAGTTATCGTGCGCTGATGATCGCCGGACCTTCTGAAAAAGGAAAAGAGCTGGCGGCAAAGGTAAATGCGGGCGAAGAGCTGACATGGGACGATATCAGCAGTGCAAACTGGAGCGTTATGAATTCCTCCTCTTCCGCGGGTTACATTTATCCGTCCCTGTGGCTGCTGCAGAACTATGAAAAGAACATCACGGAGCTTCCGCACGCGGTGCAGGCGGATTCCTACGGCAGCGCTTTTGCACGTCTGGCTTCCGGGCAGGTGGACGTTCTCTGCACCTATGCAGATGCGCGCCGCGACTATGTGGACAAATGGAACAGTGAGTATGCGATGGAGAACAGCATCTGGGATGACACCGCGGTAATCGGCGTTACCCCGGCGATTTACAACGACACTATCAGCGTCAGCAAGACAATGGATGAGGATCTGAAGGCGGCGCTCTCCGAGGCGTTCATCAACATCGGCAACACCGAAGAAGGAAAAGAAGTCATTGCGATTTACAGCCACCAGGGTTATCAGCCGGCGCAGGATTCTGACTACGATTCCGAGCGCGAGGCGCAGCAGATGATTCGTGAGCTGAACAGCGCGTCATAA
- a CDS encoding LacI family DNA-binding transcriptional regulator — MATIKEVAELAGVSLTTVSRVLSRDDSLSVTQEVRMRIFRAANRLHYVPPRQRKDAAVKKQLVIGVADWQIIRPDRPNVRLSSLACMLQLMTNEYEVSFVRLTFGKEQAVDGIIAFGLLREEEISFLLSLTQAVVFVNSNQRTYENDQVQVDFARGQEMMVEYLADYKRYASIGYIGGCYECGEVKIGTHRLEGLKKILKSRDMYDEKLFHVGEISRESGYALAKRAAEEGTLAEAILLGSDEVAEGALEAFTELGLRIPKDVAVIIYQDIQTLESKWQTGTCLEMLPDYVWENALEMLIGRVEQKRTQAVTVIVPAHLRIGDTA; from the coding sequence GTGGCAACGATTAAGGAAGTAGCGGAGCTTGCCGGAGTGTCTCTGACGACGGTGTCGCGCGTGCTGAGCCGTGACGACAGTCTTTCGGTGACGCAGGAGGTCCGGATGAGGATATTCCGCGCGGCCAACCGGCTGCATTACGTGCCTCCCAGACAGAGAAAAGACGCCGCTGTGAAAAAGCAGCTTGTTATCGGTGTGGCGGACTGGCAGATTATCCGTCCGGACCGTCCGAATGTGCGTCTTTCGTCGCTGGCATGTATGCTGCAGCTTATGACAAATGAATACGAAGTATCCTTTGTGCGCCTTACCTTCGGAAAGGAGCAGGCGGTGGACGGTATCATCGCGTTCGGACTGCTCAGAGAAGAAGAAATTTCGTTTCTGCTCTCGCTCACGCAGGCGGTGGTGTTTGTAAATTCCAACCAGCGCACTTATGAGAACGACCAGGTGCAGGTAGATTTTGCGCGCGGGCAGGAAATGATGGTGGAATACCTTGCCGATTACAAGCGGTACGCCAGCATCGGCTATATCGGTGGTTGTTATGAGTGCGGAGAGGTAAAAATCGGTACGCACCGTCTGGAAGGACTGAAAAAGATTCTGAAAAGCAGGGATATGTACGACGAAAAGCTGTTCCATGTCGGAGAAATCAGCCGGGAAAGCGGCTATGCGCTGGCAAAGCGGGCGGCAGAGGAAGGCACGCTCGCGGAGGCAATTCTTCTTGGCAGCGATGAAGTGGCGGAGGGCGCGCTGGAGGCGTTTACGGAGCTGGGGCTGCGTATTCCAAAGGATGTCGCCGTTATTATTTATCAGGATATCCAGACGCTGGAGAGCAAATGGCAGACCGGAACCTGCCTAGAAATGCTTCCGGATTATGTGTGGGAAAATGCGCTGGAAATGCTGATTGGCAGAGTGGAGCAGAAGCGCACGCAGGCGGTGACGGTGATAGTGCCGGCGCATCTGCGCATTGGCGATACCGCGTAG
- the phoU gene encoding phosphate signaling complex protein PhoU yields MRNHYEEQLKKLNEYVAEMGELIEKAISDALDALMHKDIEEAKNTINYDNQIDHMEREIEGLCLNLLLSQQPVATDLRMVSAALKMVTDMERIGDHAADISEITLVLAKNGYPDSLAQIQKMAEETMKMVNKSVEAYLDEDMQKASEVIRQDDVVDNYFIQVKTDIIRQINENIQNGEQAADVLMIAKYLERIGDHATNIAEWVLFYLTGEHPDVAE; encoded by the coding sequence ATGAGAAATCATTATGAGGAACAGCTGAAGAAACTGAATGAGTATGTTGCGGAAATGGGCGAGCTGATTGAAAAGGCGATCAGTGACGCTCTGGACGCACTGATGCATAAAGATATTGAAGAAGCAAAAAATACGATTAACTACGACAATCAGATTGACCATATGGAGCGGGAGATAGAAGGGCTCTGTCTGAATCTGCTGCTTTCGCAGCAGCCGGTAGCGACCGATCTGCGTATGGTTTCGGCGGCGCTGAAAATGGTTACGGATATGGAACGCATCGGCGACCATGCCGCTGACATTTCGGAAATTACACTGGTGCTTGCAAAGAACGGATATCCGGACAGCCTTGCCCAGATCCAGAAAATGGCGGAGGAAACCATGAAGATGGTAAATAAGAGCGTGGAGGCATATCTCGATGAGGATATGCAGAAAGCGTCCGAAGTAATCCGGCAGGACGATGTTGTAGACAATTATTTTATACAGGTGAAAACGGATATTATCCGGCAGATTAACGAAAATATCCAGAACGGCGAGCAGGCGGCGGACGTGCTGATGATTGCGAAATATCTGGAGCGTATCGGCGACCATGCAACCAATATCGCGGAATGGGTGCTTTTCTACCTGACCGGGGAGCATCCGGATGTCGCTGAATAA
- a CDS encoding RsmB/NOP family class I SAM-dependent RNA methyltransferase encodes MGRIPQEFLDKMKKLLGSQYGAFLASYDQPRQYGLRVNTGKISVEEFERLAPFHLKKIPWVKNGYFYEEQDAPARHPFYYAGLYYLQEPSAMTPASVLPVHPGDRVLDLCAAPGGKATELGAKLRGEGLLVANDISASRAKALLKNIEVFGISNAFVTNEVPAKLAEQFPEFFDKILVDAPCSGEGMFRKDPAAAGAWDVKKSFACAKQQKEIILRAAQMLAPGGLLLYSTCTFSPEENEQVIAYLLDKRDDMELLEIPQYEGFSPGIPAAARADWIEADDGLMEADALVALAEKKWAAAGRFTNQHGEEPDLAEDRYAELKKCVRIFPHKMQGEGHFLALLHRKNPADGEMTHGEAGLMAERRAAAGEMAERWALHGKTAHGEAGLTAERRSGRQKTLQNSTRTKAASAEKAELQVLMDFLRDVSMPMDVSRLEVRKGQAYYAPEATRENRGLVFLRNGLYLGEVKKDRFEPSQSFAMALKGTEYNAVISLDYRDERVIRYLKGETIDVDDIAKSGGRGWRLVCVNGYPLGWGKLAGGVLKNKYHSGWRMKY; translated from the coding sequence ATGGGAAGGATTCCGCAGGAATTTCTGGATAAAATGAAAAAGCTGCTCGGCAGCCAGTACGGGGCGTTTCTGGCTTCCTACGACCAGCCGCGCCAGTATGGGCTGCGCGTAAATACGGGGAAGATATCTGTGGAGGAATTTGAGCGTCTTGCGCCGTTTCATCTGAAGAAAATTCCCTGGGTGAAAAACGGTTATTTTTATGAAGAGCAGGATGCGCCTGCCAGACATCCGTTTTATTATGCGGGACTTTATTATCTGCAGGAGCCGAGCGCGATGACGCCGGCGTCTGTCCTGCCGGTTCATCCGGGCGACCGTGTGCTGGATCTCTGCGCGGCGCCGGGAGGAAAGGCGACAGAGCTGGGCGCAAAGCTTCGCGGGGAGGGACTGCTGGTGGCAAATGATATCAGCGCTTCCCGTGCGAAAGCGCTTCTGAAAAATATTGAGGTATTTGGTATTTCCAATGCGTTTGTGACAAATGAGGTTCCGGCGAAGCTGGCGGAGCAGTTCCCAGAGTTTTTTGATAAGATTCTGGTGGACGCACCCTGTTCGGGAGAGGGAATGTTCCGCAAGGACCCGGCGGCAGCGGGGGCGTGGGATGTTAAAAAATCATTTGCCTGCGCAAAGCAGCAGAAGGAGATCATTCTCCGCGCCGCGCAGATGCTTGCGCCGGGCGGTCTGCTTTTGTATTCCACCTGCACGTTTTCTCCGGAGGAAAATGAGCAGGTCATTGCATACCTGCTTGATAAGCGCGATGATATGGAGCTGCTGGAGATTCCGCAGTATGAGGGCTTTTCGCCGGGAATCCCGGCTGCGGCAAGGGCAGACTGGATAGAGGCGGATGACGGGCTGATGGAAGCGGACGCTTTGGTTGCTTTGGCAGAGAAAAAATGGGCTGCAGCAGGCAGATTCACGAATCAGCACGGGGAGGAGCCAGATCTGGCAGAAGATAGATATGCGGAATTAAAAAAATGTGTGCGCATCTTCCCGCACAAAATGCAGGGCGAGGGACATTTCCTGGCGCTGCTTCACAGAAAAAATCCGGCGGATGGGGAAATGACGCACGGAGAAGCCGGGCTGATGGCAGAGAGGAGAGCGGCGGCCGGAGAAATGGCAGAGCGATGGGCGCTGCACGGAAAAACGGCACACGGGGAAGCCGGGCTGACGGCAGAACGGCGGAGCGGCAGGCAGAAAACTTTGCAGAATAGTACGCGGACAAAAGCGGCATCTGCGGAAAAAGCAGAGCTGCAGGTACTAATGGATTTTCTGCGGGATGTTTCTATGCCGATGGACGTATCGCGACTGGAAGTCCGCAAGGGGCAGGCATATTACGCGCCGGAGGCGACCAGAGAAAACAGAGGGCTTGTTTTCCTGCGCAACGGGCTATATTTGGGAGAGGTGAAAAAAGACCGTTTTGAGCCAAGTCAGTCTTTTGCGATGGCGCTGAAGGGCACAGAATATAATGCGGTAATCAGTCTGGACTACCGCGATGAGCGGGTAATCAGATACCTGAAGGGAGAAACCATAGACGTGGATGATATAGCAAAGAGCGGCGGACGGGGCTGGCGGCTGGTCTGTGTAAACGGCTATCCTCTTGGGTGGGGAAAGCTGGCTGGCGGCGTCTTGAAAAATAAGTATCATTCCGGCTGGCGGATGAAATATTAG